A stretch of the Neptunomonas phycophila genome encodes the following:
- the glk gene encoding glucokinase, translating into MIQTVMALVGDIGGTNARFALVKPGSTELTEIVTLKCADYENIEFACQAYFDQVGIKGVEQACLAFACPVQQEEIRLTNNPWCFTRRSLKEALGLTSLKIVNDFTAMALGMLNLKPEEKIQFGGGEGLTDMARLVIGPGTGLGVSGLIKANDDWIPLASEGGHINFAPIDELDVIIWRHLHSRFGRVSVERLLCGQGLVNLYEALAEHTRFEPQFTHPSEVVEAALNATDPRAVEALDRFCRILGTVAGDNVLTLGARGGVYLCGGILPRVREFFLQSSFREAFEAKGRFVGYMESIPVWLCVAEQPGLVGAAAALFNEEVAG; encoded by the coding sequence ATGATCCAGACGGTGATGGCGCTAGTCGGAGATATTGGTGGTACCAATGCCCGCTTTGCGCTGGTCAAACCCGGCTCTACCGAATTGACTGAAATCGTTACACTGAAGTGCGCCGATTACGAAAATATAGAGTTTGCATGCCAAGCCTACTTTGATCAGGTGGGTATAAAAGGTGTTGAACAGGCTTGCCTAGCGTTTGCCTGCCCTGTCCAGCAAGAAGAGATCCGTCTGACAAACAACCCATGGTGTTTTACACGTCGTTCGTTAAAAGAAGCCTTAGGGCTAACTAGCCTTAAAATCGTCAATGACTTTACGGCGATGGCCCTTGGAATGCTAAACCTAAAACCGGAAGAAAAAATACAGTTCGGTGGTGGAGAAGGCTTAACCGACATGGCGCGTTTAGTCATTGGCCCGGGCACTGGGTTGGGCGTGTCCGGCTTGATTAAAGCTAATGATGACTGGATCCCGCTCGCGTCGGAAGGCGGGCATATTAATTTTGCACCGATTGATGAGTTAGATGTCATTATTTGGCGTCATTTGCACAGTCGCTTTGGCCGTGTGTCTGTCGAGCGGCTTTTGTGCGGGCAGGGATTAGTCAATCTCTATGAGGCTTTAGCTGAGCATACCCGTTTTGAGCCGCAGTTTACTCACCCATCAGAGGTGGTTGAGGCCGCTTTAAATGCGACAGATCCGCGTGCTGTCGAAGCGCTAGATCGTTTTTGCCGTATCTTAGGTACTGTGGCTGGCGATAATGTATTAACACTCGGTGCCCGTGGCGGGGTCTACCTGTGTGGTGGTATCCTGCCGCGAGTGCGAGAGTTCTTTTTACAAAGTTCGTTTCGTGAGGCTTTTGAAGCAAAAGGGCGTTTCGTTGGCTATATGGAATCGATTCCTGTTTGGTTGTGCGTAGCTGAACAGCCCGGTTTGGTAGGAGCTGCTGCAGCGCTCTTCAATGAAGAGGTGGCTGGGTAA
- the pgl gene encoding 6-phosphogluconolactonase: MKISDLKLPEHVSVKSFDSRIALTNALTESISQQLNAAVSAKGTASLAVSGGSTPVPLFQALSKQDLPWTHIITTLVDDRWVAPEHKDSNEALVRTHLLQNKAAQAPFIGLWQANAPASAAAAHVNTKLSAIEGPLTTVILGMGNDGHTASLFPCSTQLPLAFNSDRDCEAVKPTTAPHSRMTLTPKRLFNSEQRILHICGEDKLDTLAKAIEIDDPNTMPIGLFLRQPITIYWAP; this comes from the coding sequence ATGAAGATCAGTGATCTCAAACTACCTGAACACGTTTCAGTTAAATCTTTTGATTCCCGTATTGCATTAACGAATGCACTCACTGAATCAATTAGCCAACAACTGAATGCAGCTGTTTCCGCCAAGGGTACAGCGTCACTGGCTGTCTCTGGTGGATCTACACCGGTACCGCTTTTCCAAGCCCTGAGCAAACAGGATCTGCCATGGACACACATCATCACAACGTTAGTCGATGATCGCTGGGTAGCTCCTGAACATAAGGACAGCAACGAGGCACTAGTACGCACTCACTTGTTACAAAACAAAGCTGCACAGGCCCCTTTTATTGGCTTATGGCAAGCAAATGCCCCCGCGTCAGCAGCGGCCGCTCACGTCAACACTAAACTGAGCGCAATTGAAGGCCCATTAACAACGGTAATACTAGGCATGGGCAATGACGGACATACGGCGTCGTTATTTCCATGTTCTACGCAATTACCCCTTGCTTTTAATAGCGATCGAGACTGCGAAGCTGTTAAGCCTACAACAGCGCCGCATTCACGCATGACGTTAACGCCCAAACGTCTTTTTAATAGCGAGCAGCGCATTCTGCATATCTGCGGCGAAGACAAACTAGACACATTGGCTAAGGCCATAGAAATAGACGATCCCAACACGATGCCGATCGGCCTTTTCTTACGACAGCCTATTACCATTTACTGGGCTCCTTGA
- the pgi gene encoding glucose-6-phosphate isomerase encodes MPTTSNTPNSMLPAWQSLLGRRQKAKDTPLRALFEQDPERFQKYSLKVQNILLDYSKNPIDDDTLADLIKLAHEVGLEDWRDRMFRGDKINPTENRAVLHTALRNRSNTPVIVDGVNVMESVNNELKRMRQFVNAVRKGHWRGHSGKKITDVVNIGVGGSDLGPRMVTQALKPQADDRISVHFISNVDGVEIAETLRSLNPERVLFVVASKTFTTSETMTNAETARNWLMASAFDHEAVAKHFVAVSSNQKAVKAFGIDGKNIFNMWDWVGGRFSLWSAIGLPIALKIGFKGFEEMLTGAHEMDLHFRDQPFEKNAPVLLALTTLWNSTFLGCQTQAILPYDWPLQRFAAYLQQAEMESNGKSVDREGNQVPYATGSIIWGQLGIDGQHAFYQYLHQGNTIVPADFIGSVASSTPVLGHHDKLMSNFFAQTEALMNGITAEEVRADLEAQGLPEEQIKKLIPHKVHPGNRPTNTILLDELDPHSLGALIALYEHKLFVLGIIWDICSFDQWGVELGKTLAKGILPELQNSKVSEHHDGSTRNLIHYYIDQRKAMLNESE; translated from the coding sequence ATGCCAACCACTTCTAACACTCCAAATTCCATGCTGCCAGCTTGGCAATCCTTACTTGGCCGCCGCCAAAAGGCAAAAGACACCCCGTTACGTGCACTCTTTGAGCAGGACCCAGAACGTTTTCAGAAGTACTCCCTGAAAGTTCAGAACATTTTATTAGATTACTCAAAGAACCCAATCGATGATGACACGCTAGCTGATCTCATCAAACTCGCTCACGAAGTCGGTTTAGAAGACTGGCGCGATCGCATGTTTCGTGGTGACAAGATCAACCCAACAGAAAATCGAGCGGTACTTCATACTGCGTTACGTAACCGCAGCAACACTCCCGTTATTGTTGACGGCGTTAACGTCATGGAGTCGGTTAACAATGAACTTAAGCGCATGCGCCAATTTGTTAATGCCGTGCGCAAAGGGCATTGGCGCGGGCACTCAGGCAAAAAAATTACCGATGTTGTTAACATCGGTGTAGGCGGTTCGGATTTAGGCCCGCGCATGGTTACACAAGCGCTTAAGCCTCAAGCCGATGACCGGATCAGCGTTCATTTCATCTCAAACGTTGACGGCGTAGAAATCGCTGAAACATTACGCTCTCTGAACCCGGAGCGTGTATTGTTTGTGGTTGCTTCTAAAACCTTTACCACCAGCGAAACCATGACAAACGCTGAAACAGCGCGCAACTGGCTCATGGCTTCTGCTTTTGATCACGAAGCCGTTGCCAAACACTTTGTCGCTGTGTCTTCAAACCAAAAAGCCGTTAAAGCGTTTGGTATCGACGGTAAGAATATCTTTAACATGTGGGACTGGGTTGGCGGCCGTTTTTCGTTATGGTCTGCTATCGGTTTACCCATCGCCCTAAAAATAGGTTTTAAAGGGTTTGAAGAAATGCTCACAGGGGCTCACGAAATGGATTTACATTTCAGAGACCAGCCTTTTGAAAAAAATGCCCCTGTACTGCTAGCCTTGACTACTCTGTGGAACAGCACCTTCTTAGGTTGTCAGACGCAAGCTATTTTGCCGTACGATTGGCCGCTACAACGCTTTGCCGCCTACCTACAGCAAGCAGAGATGGAAAGTAACGGCAAATCTGTCGACCGCGAAGGCAACCAAGTCCCCTATGCAACAGGTTCGATTATTTGGGGGCAACTCGGTATAGATGGACAACATGCCTTCTATCAGTATCTACACCAAGGCAACACCATTGTGCCCGCTGACTTTATCGGCTCTGTTGCTAGCTCTACGCCCGTGTTAGGCCATCATGATAAGTTAATGTCTAACTTCTTTGCACAAACAGAAGCCCTAATGAACGGCATCACAGCAGAAGAAGTACGCGCCGACTTAGAAGCTCAAGGCTTACCTGAAGAGCAAATTAAAAAGCTAATCCCTCACAAGGTACACCCTGGCAACCGTCCAACAAACACCATATTGTTGGATGAGCTAGATCCTCACTCATTGGGAGCCTTGATCGCCTTATACGAACACAAACTGTTTGTATTAGGAATCATCTGGGACATTTGCTCATTTGACCAGTGGGGCGTGGAATTGGGTAAAACCCTCGCCAAAGGCATACTGCCTGAACTACAAAACAGCAAGGTTAGCGAGCATCACGATGGCTCAACGCGCAATTTGATTCATTATTACATTGATCAACGCAAAGCCATGCTTAATGAAAGTGAGTAA
- the zwf gene encoding glucose-6-phosphate dehydrogenase, producing the protein MVSHDIPSDIVIFGALGDLAQRKLIPSLYHLENAGLLCKESRIIGVARTDMDTAGFREQCKSSLATFVKAEELDPTNQDIFLDKLVYSQVDFGTTEQYQGLKSTLDEQLERTRIFYFATAASLYGTICKNLTETDCIEESSRVVLEKPIGHDHDSSNQINDEVAKYFEESQIYRIDHYLGKETVQNLIALRFANPIFGAQWNQNQISHVEITVAEKVGIEGRWGYFDKAGQMRDMVQNHLLQLLCLTAMDPPGDLTADMIRDEKVKVLKLMKPITGSMHNDHVVRGRYTKGMIDGKEVPGYMEEEGANPTSNTETFVSLKVEIKSWRWAGVPFYLRTGKRLPEKVSQITIHFKKQAHYIFDESQRHLAHNKLIIRLQPEEGISLQILNKDQGLGQGMRLRAGPLKLNFSETFEKARIPDAYERLLLEVIQGNQYLFVRRDEIEYAWKWCDQLLEHWDKENTPPLPYAAGSWGPKASDLMVMKDGRSWHEDQ; encoded by the coding sequence ATGGTTTCCCATGACATTCCTAGTGATATTGTCATTTTTGGTGCGCTTGGTGATTTAGCACAGCGAAAGCTAATCCCTTCTCTATACCACCTTGAAAATGCAGGGCTTCTCTGCAAGGAATCACGCATTATTGGCGTAGCCCGTACCGACATGGATACAGCAGGCTTTCGCGAACAATGCAAAAGCAGCTTAGCCACTTTTGTGAAAGCCGAAGAGCTAGACCCTACCAATCAAGATATTTTCCTCGATAAGCTGGTGTACAGCCAAGTCGACTTTGGCACTACAGAGCAATATCAAGGACTGAAATCAACGCTCGATGAGCAACTCGAACGTACTCGCATTTTCTACTTTGCAACAGCCGCTTCATTGTATGGCACCATTTGCAAAAACCTGACCGAGACCGATTGCATTGAAGAAAGCTCACGAGTGGTATTAGAAAAACCAATTGGGCACGACCACGACTCATCTAATCAGATCAACGATGAAGTCGCCAAATACTTCGAAGAATCTCAAATTTACCGTATCGATCACTACCTTGGTAAAGAAACCGTACAAAACTTGATTGCACTGCGCTTTGCCAACCCCATCTTTGGCGCCCAGTGGAACCAAAATCAGATTTCTCATGTAGAAATCACGGTAGCCGAAAAAGTCGGCATTGAAGGCCGCTGGGGTTATTTTGACAAAGCCGGCCAAATGCGTGACATGGTGCAAAACCACTTATTACAGCTACTTTGCCTTACAGCGATGGACCCTCCTGGGGATCTCACTGCGGATATGATTCGCGACGAAAAAGTTAAAGTGCTTAAGCTCATGAAGCCCATCACAGGCAGCATGCATAACGACCATGTCGTCCGTGGACGCTACACAAAGGGCATGATCGACGGCAAGGAAGTGCCAGGCTACATGGAAGAAGAAGGCGCCAACCCAACAAGTAATACCGAAACATTTGTTTCGCTCAAAGTTGAGATAAAAAGCTGGCGCTGGGCCGGAGTTCCTTTTTACTTGCGCACAGGCAAACGCCTACCGGAAAAAGTTTCTCAGATTACGATCCACTTTAAAAAGCAAGCGCACTATATCTTTGATGAGAGCCAGCGCCACCTCGCACACAACAAGCTCATCATCCGCCTGCAGCCAGAAGAAGGGATTTCGCTTCAAATCCTCAACAAAGACCAAGGTCTTGGACAAGGCATGCGCCTACGAGCAGGCCCTCTGAAGTTAAACTTTTCAGAGACCTTTGAAAAAGCGCGGATACCTGATGCTTACGAGCGCCTTTTACTCGAAGTTATCCAAGGTAATCAGTACCTGTTTGTCCGCCGTGACGAGATCGAATACGCCTGGAAGTGGTGTGACCAATTGCTTGAACATTGGGACAAAGAAAACACCCCGCCTTTACCTTACGCCGCGGGCAGCTGGGGGCCAAAAGCCTCAGATTTAATGGTCATGAAAGATGGCAGGAGCTGGCATGAAGATCAGTGA
- a CDS encoding methylglyoxal synthase, translating to MQFKTSVMPKKKRIALIAHDNMKQELMEWSLLHRHQLENHELFATGTTGHMLETELSIPITKLISGPLGGDQQIGAMLPEKKIDLIIFFWDPFEPMPHDPDVKALLRVAAVWNVAVACNRSSADFLLSSPLMSAEHSYRIPDYDSYLAERLKKPS from the coding sequence ATGCAGTTTAAAACAAGCGTCATGCCTAAAAAAAAGCGCATTGCTTTGATTGCGCATGACAACATGAAACAAGAGCTGATGGAGTGGTCTTTACTACATCGCCATCAGCTTGAAAATCATGAGCTGTTTGCAACGGGCACCACGGGACACATGCTTGAAACTGAGCTGAGTATCCCCATTACCAAGCTGATCAGCGGCCCATTGGGCGGTGACCAGCAAATTGGGGCCATGCTTCCTGAGAAGAAAATTGATTTGATTATCTTTTTTTGGGACCCATTCGAGCCAATGCCCCACGACCCCGATGTCAAAGCATTACTGCGTGTGGCAGCAGTCTGGAACGTTGCTGTAGCCTGCAACCGCAGCTCAGCCGACTTTCTACTGTCTTCGCCATTGATGTCAGCCGAACACAGCTACCGGATCCCTGATTACGATAGCTATCTTGCTGAGCGATTAAAAAAGCCGTCTTAG
- a CDS encoding bifunctional 4-hydroxy-2-oxoglutarate aldolase/2-dehydro-3-deoxy-phosphogluconate aldolase yields the protein MTQNEHTAKIDTVTALAPIIPVITIDRLEDAIPMAEALVEGGLPVLEITLRTANALAAIEAIAKAVPGAYVGAGTVLNPEDYRRSVDAGSKFIVSPGATAELLDFGMESDIPLLPGVQTVSEMMEGIKRGYKRFKFFPAEASGGVTTLKSYHGPFDDIRFCPTGGIRANTAKDYLALPNVMCVGGTWLTPADLVTAHDWSAVTRLAQQSLQLLR from the coding sequence ATGACACAGAACGAACACACTGCAAAGATAGACACCGTTACGGCACTCGCGCCAATAATCCCTGTCATTACCATTGACCGTTTGGAAGACGCTATTCCAATGGCAGAGGCATTAGTAGAAGGCGGGTTGCCTGTCCTAGAAATTACACTGCGTACAGCTAATGCATTAGCTGCCATTGAAGCAATCGCAAAAGCAGTACCAGGGGCATATGTTGGCGCAGGCACCGTTCTAAACCCTGAAGACTACCGCCGCTCTGTTGATGCGGGTAGTAAGTTCATCGTTAGCCCAGGCGCGACCGCCGAGTTACTCGACTTTGGCATGGAAAGCGACATTCCTTTATTGCCAGGTGTTCAGACCGTATCTGAAATGATGGAAGGCATTAAGCGTGGCTACAAACGCTTTAAGTTCTTCCCCGCTGAAGCATCTGGCGGTGTTACCACTTTGAAATCGTATCATGGCCCCTTTGACGACATTCGATTCTGCCCAACAGGCGGGATCCGCGCAAACACGGCCAAAGACTACCTCGCTCTACCGAACGTTATGTGCGTCGGTGGAACTTGGTTGACGCCTGCAGACCTCGTAACGGCTCACGACTGGTCTGCGGTCACCCGCCTTGCTCAGCAATCCCTCCAACTATTGCGTTGA
- the edd gene encoding phosphogluconate dehydratase gives MHTVVEQVTSRIKQRSAASRSAYLDQMKRAEEDGVHRAQLACGNLAHGFAACGAEDKNALKMMNAVNVGIISAYNDMLSAHQPFEHYPEQIRAAAREMGSVAQFAGGVPAMCDGVTQGQPGMELSLFSRDVIAMATAVGMSHNMFDAALYLGVCDKIVPGLLMGALRFGHLPTVFVPAGPMPSGLPNKEKAKIRQLYAEGKVDRDALLQCESDSYHSAGTCTFYGTANSNQMMVEMMGLHLPGSSFINPGQPMREALTKEATQQSIRLTAGNGRFTPMYEIVDEKAIVNATVALLATGGSTNHTMHLVAIARAAGIIIDWDDLSDLSSVVPLLARVYPNGQADINHFQAAGGVGFLVRQLLAGGFLHEDVMTIVGQGLSRYTQEPFMENGKLVWREGVTQSMDETVLRPIDNPFSKDGGLKVLQGNLGRGVIKVSAVDEEHRIVEAPAIVFNDQDELAQAFKNGELEKDFIAVVRYQGPKAIGMPELHKLTPYLGTLQDKGFKVGLVTDGRMSGASGKVPAAIHVWPEANQGGALSQVKDGDIIRLDAINGTLTLLADDESWLERGLSAPDVSVDHHKGMGRELFLPMRRQVNCAEQGATIFDFAEIDG, from the coding sequence ATGCATACGGTGGTTGAGCAAGTTACATCACGAATCAAACAACGTAGCGCTGCTTCACGTTCAGCGTACCTCGATCAGATGAAGCGAGCGGAGGAGGACGGTGTTCACCGCGCTCAATTAGCCTGCGGTAATTTAGCGCACGGTTTTGCCGCGTGTGGCGCGGAAGATAAAAATGCGTTAAAGATGATGAATGCCGTTAACGTCGGCATCATTTCTGCTTATAACGACATGCTGTCGGCGCACCAACCCTTCGAGCACTATCCCGAGCAGATTCGGGCAGCGGCTCGCGAAATGGGCTCGGTCGCCCAATTTGCTGGTGGTGTTCCTGCTATGTGTGATGGTGTTACGCAGGGCCAGCCGGGCATGGAATTAAGTTTGTTTAGCCGCGACGTGATCGCGATGGCGACGGCTGTGGGCATGTCTCACAATATGTTTGATGCCGCATTATATTTGGGCGTGTGCGATAAAATTGTCCCAGGTTTGTTAATGGGTGCATTGCGTTTTGGGCATCTGCCAACTGTGTTTGTACCGGCAGGGCCTATGCCAAGTGGGTTGCCGAATAAAGAGAAGGCAAAGATTCGTCAGCTGTATGCGGAAGGTAAGGTAGATCGCGATGCGTTATTACAGTGTGAATCGGACTCATACCATAGCGCTGGTACGTGCACCTTTTACGGGACGGCAAATAGTAACCAAATGATGGTTGAGATGATGGGGCTACACTTACCCGGTAGTTCGTTCATCAATCCTGGCCAGCCTATGCGTGAAGCTTTAACAAAAGAAGCTACTCAGCAGTCTATTCGCCTAACGGCAGGCAATGGTCGGTTTACGCCGATGTATGAAATAGTGGATGAAAAGGCCATTGTTAATGCTACGGTCGCTTTGTTAGCAACAGGTGGCTCTACAAACCACACCATGCACCTAGTCGCAATTGCCCGCGCTGCCGGCATCATTATTGATTGGGATGACCTTTCTGATTTGTCTTCAGTTGTGCCGTTGTTGGCCCGTGTGTATCCAAATGGCCAAGCAGATATTAACCATTTTCAAGCCGCAGGCGGCGTTGGCTTCCTAGTGCGTCAGTTATTGGCTGGTGGGTTCTTGCACGAAGATGTAATGACCATTGTAGGTCAAGGCTTGTCGCGCTATACCCAAGAGCCGTTCATGGAAAATGGCAAGTTGGTATGGCGTGAAGGTGTGACGCAGTCTATGGACGAAACAGTGTTGCGCCCAATCGATAACCCATTCAGTAAAGATGGTGGATTAAAAGTCCTTCAAGGTAACTTGGGCCGCGGTGTCATTAAGGTGTCAGCAGTTGATGAGGAGCATCGAATCGTTGAGGCGCCCGCTATTGTATTTAACGACCAAGATGAACTAGCGCAGGCGTTTAAAAACGGTGAGTTAGAAAAGGATTTTATTGCGGTGGTTCGTTATCAGGGGCCTAAAGCCATTGGCATGCCTGAGTTGCATAAACTGACGCCTTATTTGGGTACGTTGCAAGATAAAGGATTTAAGGTCGGGCTGGTAACTGATGGTCGTATGTCGGGAGCATCGGGTAAAGTGCCAGCCGCTATCCATGTGTGGCCTGAGGCTAACCAAGGTGGGGCGCTTAGCCAAGTGAAAGACGGTGATATTATTCGCTTAGATGCCATTAACGGTACACTCACTTTGCTTGCAGACGATGAAAGCTGGTTAGAGCGCGGTTTGAGTGCCCCCGATGTTTCTGTTGATCACCATAAAGGGATGGGTCGAGAATTGTTCTTGCCGATGCGCCGTCAGGTCAATTGTGCAGAACAAGGGGCGACTATTTTTGATTTTGCGGAGATAGACGGATGA